AAGGACATCACTTCTAATTCtttttattcaaattaaaaaaaaaaaaaaaaaaaaaagcacccacatcagttgctatttttttctctggTAGCTCCCTGAGCTGAGTTGCTATGCGTTCCTCTAACTTTGTGTCCTTTTCAGGCAGGTTGTGTCCGAAGATTAAGTAGGGCTGGAGACAGAGTGCCTTTGAACTTCCATTTCTCATCACGACAACCAAGTGTGCACCAAAgagagatggaggtgggggtgtggaGGGGGAGACAGATAGACGGACAGGCTCAGACGCCTGAGAGAGGGACCAAGAGGCTAATTAAGAGGCAGGTGGGACTCGGGAGGCCACAGAAAAATTCACCGTTGTTTCTGCTGCCATCAGCCTGGACGGGCACCCATCTCAAGCTCTGCCTGTCCGTCAGTCTGTCTGGAGCTAGGTCCTGACATGCCTTAAGACGATCCCCAGGTCCACATGGAGACACGCTCACCCAGGGGGTACCTGATGGCTGACCTGGCTGCCTCCTCCACCCAGGCGTCTTCTCCCCCTACCACTCCCTCTTCATTCTGCCcgctccctgcctcccctccccagatgggaacttctgtttaaaaaaaaaaaaaacaaagccaccACCACGAGTGGATTACAAATACAGCAGGCGAAATACACGGCTGGCACTGCCGGTGGGAAGGGGCCTCCTCCCCCGCTGACCAGTCCGAGACAGGAGTCTGTTATTTACACTTTTCACAAACCTTTAGCGCTGCACAGTCGGGGACGTGAAACCCTCCCCCGCTCCCTGGTACAAACGTGTGGTCCACGCTCCAGTGTCCCCGAGGCGGGGCAGGGGGACACATCAAAAGAAAGGGCAAGGAGAGAGATTCACAAGGGTGTATGTGGAGAGCCGGAGCCATGAGCCTCCAAATAAATCTATGTGCAGCCTCTGCCAGCATCGTGacggaaggaggaggggagaaatCCATCGGAGTCCGTGAGACACAGGAGTCCAGGCCCAGGAGCCCCGGCTGCGACAGGCACGCCCTCTCAGCCCGCCGGAGCGTGGAGCTGGGCCGCTGGCTGCCCATCCTCTGTGTCTGCGGGGTCTCCCTGGCACAGCCGAGTCTGTGTCTCCCAGAGCGTGACAGCCCCATCACAGTCCTTGCTTAGTAGATGACCTCATAAACCGTGGCCTTCTTGTCACCAGAGCCTGTTACAATATATTTGTCATCCGCCGAAATGTCACAGCTCAAGACCGACGAGGATTCCTTAGactggaagaggagagagaaaggacagaaacTCACTTTTTGGGTACTCAGCACTCTCTCGGTGCTCTCTGAATTCAcctgccctctgcccagcctGGAGCGCACGCTGCGAGGCCTTCAAACACAGCCCTTCCCATTAAGAGGGGCCCCTTCTACCTGCTTCCCCATAAGGAAAAGTTCATTAACTGGGCCAGATGTGATCTTTACAGTTAGCTCCGAGCAGCAAAACAGAGCACTTGAGTGTTAGCTTTGCATCCTGAGTTTATAAACAGGAAGAAGCGTTTCTGAGCTGGGAGCTGGTGTCAGTGGGCCAGGCCCTCAGTCTGGTGAGCTAAAAAAAAGGACTTGCACTTAAATTTTGAGCATCCAGTGTAACTAGATACTGCTGAAAGTTATTATGTGTGATGCACCAGATGCCAGACTTCCAGACTGCATTAAGAGTGTCTTACTGACTGACACCTCCTTCAGGATCCTTCTGGATCCTTCTCCGGCCCCATACCTCAACTTACTTGAAACCAGATAACatagctcagaaaaaaaaaaaaagctgcccagtttgctcaaatgccTGGTGCACCTCCTGTGAGGGCTCAGCATGCAGGCCAGAGCCAAGAGCATGTTTTTATTCCTCCTTGCTCTAGAAATCCTACAAGAGCCCCTGCTAAAAGCCCTCGCCCCAATCGGTCAGACGCCACTAGCAGCAGAGTATGCGTCCCGCTGATGTGCCCAAGTCCAAAACCTCGCTGCTGAGAAGCCGTCTTGGACCCCCAGCAGGTGGGGGTCAGGGCAAGTCCTGCTCTGCCTCCCCTATCCCTGCCCCATCACCATGGCCAGGCCCGGACTCTCAGCAGAATCAAGAGGGGCACTTGGAGGGCGGGTAGTACCTGGAATATGCTGGCTCCATAGGGAGTCCTCCAGGCGTTGAGAAGGTTATCTTTCCCAGTGCTCACAAACCACTTGCCTGCAGGCAAAGGAAACATCAGGTTGTGGGCTGCTGCCCTCTAAAGCAAGACCCACCCCACACATGGCCAGCTACCATGGAAACGCGGTGTGACCCACTAACCAGTGCTGGGCTGACTCTTCCCTTGTAAGAAGCATTTTGTAATCAAGACACCCACCCCCCCTACCCcgccacatacacacacagacacacggacACTCAGATACTGCCTTTCTCTGCAATcagagggaggggtgggcaggctgGGACAGAGAAAGGCAGGATCTGCAGTTAATCATAGGGATTACACTTCCCCAGAAGATTCTTTTTAAAGCCACTAAGCTCAACTGACCCATCTTGATTCTACTACTGAAAGATGGCAGGAGGTACTGGGGATGGCGAAGCTCCAAGCGGCTGGCGATCCAGCCAAAGGCGGGGGGTCTCTGCAGGCATGTCATCAGATCTTTGCCTGCGTTAAAGCTCCAGGGCTCCCGAAGCCCTGGGGGGGTGCCTGCTATTCCTGGTCCATAAAAACCTGTTCgggctcagagaggctgggaCCGTCCTCAGCTGCACAGCTAGTCAGGGGGCCGGCACATCCTCCAGTCCAGAGCTGTGCCCACCATGGTCCAAACCACCTGGAAGTACTGCCCGTAGGGCTGGGCATACTACCCCTCTGCTCCTGGCCAGCAAGGTCTGGCTCTGGCCTGGCATCACAGGTGCCTGGTACCCTGTGGCAGTATCTGCATCCTCAGATGTGGGGTGGTCTCGGTCAGGAGCCTGGTGCTGAGACTGTGCTCACTTAGGGGGGCTCCGGCCCTCGTCTGAGCTCTGAGCTGCCTCCCTGCACAGAGGGCCGGCCAGGCCCCCGTGCCCCCGGCTCCCGGGCCCCAGGCCCCCGCTGCCCAGGCCCCCACGGCCCCAGGCCCCCGCACCCCAGGCCCCTGTTCCCCCGGCTCCCGGGCCCCAGGCCCCCGCTGCCCAGGCCCCCGCGCCCCAGGCCCCTGCTGCCCAGGCCCCCGCGCCCCCGGCTCACCGCAGTAGGCGAACTTGAGGGACAGCACGCAGCTCTCGTGCAGGTGCAGCTGATACTTGTCGGGCTTGGTGTGGTGCAGCACCTCCACGTTGCTGCTCTCCATGCCCACGGCCAGCCACTCCCCGGTGGGGCAGTAACCCAGCGAGAAGATCTGCTcgggaggggaggacagagatTGGCATTCTCCAAAACCACGATGGGGGTGGCTGAAAaggggccaggaggaggggcGCTCCTCCACGGCCCTGCTCAGGAACCCGTGGGCTCAGAGTCTTACTGActccctcccccagcacctcCCCACCTGTCATGTGCAATGCCAAgtccccctctctccccctccaggGAATAGTGTTTTATCCCCAGTCAACTTcccaggtgaggaagctgaggctcagagaggttgctGACTCTGGAAataaagtggcagagccaggattcaaactcagagaTGACACAGatatttcactttcaaagttctTCTCTGTCTCAGTGACTTTTACCTTTCCTTAAGaaaaatatgagtaaataaaACACTAATGTATTAAACATACAAGATTAAAACATTAACACAAATAATACAGTAACAAAAAATAATACCTAGCATTTATAGAATGCTTTCTATAGGCTTATAGCCAAGGCTTTCAGAGGGACCATTTCAGGTGCTCACACCAGACCCATGAGGTAGCTATGACTATTCCCATCCCgtgaatgagaaaactgaggccaaatGCTCGATGGCAGAAGAGCTGGGTCACGTCTGAGCAGCAGGGGCAAGTCGACCGACTCCAAAGCCTTGTGGATTCTATTTCATggcacttcctccaggaagccttcccagatgactcaggtTGGTCTCAGGTCCACTTGTAATGGTTACGCGTGAGGACCCCTTGGTCCCCCGAACCAGCCACTGAGACCCGGGAGGGAGGCCCCACGCTGCTCCAGCGGACGGGGAGGGGCTCAGGCGCGCACCTGGGAGGTGAAGtcgtgctgctgcagctgccggCCCTCCCGCAGGTCCCAGGAGCGCACGGTGTTGTCCAGGCCTCCCGTCCACAGCTTGGTGCCGTCATGGGAGATGTCTATGCAGCTGGCCCCGTCCGTGTGGCCCTGGAACTGCCTAGGAAGGCCAGGCAGGGGTGAGGGCAAGCCCCAGGGAAGCACTGACTGCTATGTTGACAGCTGTCGCAGGGAGATGCCAACTGTGTCCCAGCAGAACAGTGAACTGTGCTCCACGGTCCCCCAGGGCTCCTTTCAGACTCCACTCGAGCATCTCGGCTAGGGCCGGGACTTGCACGAGGTCACAGGGAGGCAGGACTCAGACCCAGCAGCTTTGCTCCCGAGGCCCCACACTTAAGCTCCTCCATTCCGGTCTGGACGCCTCTTCTTCTCCCCACGTCTCTCCTCCGAGTCTCAACTTATCTGAGAGTTCTGCCCTCCCAGGTCTGCTCCAGGCCCCCTCTCCCCAGAGCTTTGTGCAAGCCTCTGATCCACAGAgccctccctcctctgcctgtGCTAGGCACCTGGCACAAGCCATCATTTCACCTGGGAGCCCTTGCCTGTGCCATCCAGGCCATCATTTCACCTGGGAGCCCTTGCCTGTGCCATCCTGGCCACACCCCAGCACCTCAGACAGGCCAGTCACAGCCACGATGCCAGACACAGCCAGCACGGCCTTCCCAGGATGAGGACCCCCACTTCCTCCCGTGCCTCACCTGACCAGGGTCTGGTTGTGCAGGTCCCACACGGCGATGTTGCCGTCACTACAGCAGGAGAAGCAGACTTTGGCATCAGGGCTGATGGCCAGGGCGTAGCAGGCCGGAGCCGAGGACGTCAACTCAGCCTTGATGCGTGGCGTGGGGGAGGCCAGGTCCCAGATAGTGAGCGTGCTGGCCTCGCCGCCCACGATGAGCGTGCGCCCGTCAGGGAGCAGCTTGCAAGAGCGGATGTAGTTGTCCCTGTTctgaagggggagggggcagtgttCAGCACCACCCACCTCTCCTCCCGGGGAACTGGGAAAGTCACGTCCAGCAACACCGAGCACCCTCGCCACGTCTGCTCACTTCTTGCCCTTATTCGCGGCCACCAGGCTGACCCCACTGCTCACTCGTGActttaaactttcatttcttCACAAACCCCTGGAGACCAGCATCATCTCCCCTTACAATGAAAGCAGGGCTCAGAGAGATCTGCCAGGTTGCCCAAAGCCTCCCAGTAGATACAGGGCTGCCCCTGGCCAGGTCAGTGGGGCAccaccccaggccccagctgcCCTGCTCTTCTATAGCAGCTAGAAGGGATGCCCGCTCTCCTGTAACAGCTAGAAGGGATGCCCATGGCCCCGGAATCCTCACCAGGCAGTCCAGCTGGGAGATGGGGCTCTTGCTCCCTGGCTGGCTGATGTCCCAGATCTTCACGCAGCCCTTGCCTCCTGTGTAGACGTGGCGCGTGGGGTTGCTGATGGTCACTGCACACACCACCTCCCCGTGGCTGAGTGTGTTGATCTGCCGGGCGTGCCTGGGGATGCCAGGGCCTGCCAGGGCGTCGTGGGGGAAGGGCACAGGCTGCATCTGCCCATCGGCGCTCACATGGAAAGAGTAGGCTCTGAAAGGGGGAGAACCACGCTTCTGCCATCTCCAGTCCTCTAACAGTTTCCTGACTGGCCCTAACCCCTACCTGGCCTGCCTGCCTCCAGGATCTGCCTCCTGCCCTGATCTTTGGAAGCATGGTAACCCCAACCTCCTTGACCTGGCTCCACCAGGGCAGAGACAGCTTCACAGTCTTGCCTTGACTTCTGCCCCTGCTTATAGATCCTCGCTCCAAACCAGGCCACTGACCCCTCACTGCCTTGGAACACCCTTTCCCACCATCTATACAATCCCTAGCACTCTGACCCCAGAAGGACCCAGCTTGAATGCCACCCCTCCTCTAGGAGCCAGTAGTACTAGGGAAGAAAATCTGTTTGCCCCCCCAACCCTAAGTGAATCACAGGGTACACATCAGAGCTGGGGTGAGCCAGCGTGGCCTGCCTGCTGTCTCAGGTCACACGAGTGCCAGCTGCGGCTGGAACCCACAGGAACCCCAGGGCAGAGAGGATCCATGGAATCTGGACGTGAAATGTTCCTCCCTTCTCAGAGCCCAGGGATCACAACCTCAAACCCaaaccttctccttcctctttcagaGGGAGCCTGGGGGCAATCAGGAGTGCATCCAGGCAGCCGTCAATGGGACTGCAACCTGGCTCAGCGGTACCCCTAGAAGGGCAGACACGTTTCCCCAGGAGAGGTCCATCAGGGCaggggatgggtgggtgggtggtgtgctctctgccctccccaaCAAGCAGAAAATAAGTAGTCAAGGCTTACGGTTTTCCACCAGGAATGGAGGCGAGGCTTGAGGGCAGGCCTGTGGCCCGCATGGGGGGGTGAGGGTCAAAGCCAACCTGTAAGGCAAGACAAGGCCAGCCCTTAGCGAGGGGTGCCGCCCTCCGTCCCCCCACTACACAACGCCCTAGCCCCAGCTTCCTCCCCCACCATGTCCTGTCCCACCAGCACCACACGGCCTCTTCAGAGCCCGAGATGGCCGAGCAGAGCAGAGCCCCTTGTTCCAGCAACAACACAGGCCCGGCCCTCTCAGTAACAGCAGACACCCCTTGCTATAACACACTGACAGCCCCACGGGCCAAGCCCCTGCCTCGTGAAATCACCACGGGATTTCCCACCCCAGAGAGCCCAGAAAGACGAATGCCAGCCCCACTTCCTGGATGGAAAGGGGCAGCCCAGGGAGGCTCTGTTGGTTGGGGTCCCATGGCAACaaaagggtggggggtgggaatcaGGTCTGTGACCCCCAAGAGTGTTCTCTTCTGATTCCTCATGAACACTCTCCCCCAAGGCAGCTGCCTGGTCACTGGACCCAGAGGGCACCCTCTGCACGTAGGAAGGGTCTCTCTAACCCACTCCAACTCCCCCCCAACTcctttcccagcccctcccccccaaaaaaggagcCAAAAGGTCTACGTACAGCTCCAAAGCTCACCATTGGCGATCGGCCAtaggcagcagcggcggcggccgcAGCCGCGCTCATCTGGGGCGGGATGTTGTGGAGGCCCGCGTAGGCGCTGGGGCTGGTGAGGGAGCCGTTCATCTCGTGGTGGCTCATCATGGCAAAGGGCGCGGcgtaggagctggtgatggagatGGGCGTGCGCAGGGCCGAGGCTGCAAGGAGGCGGACGTAAGCTGGGATGCACCACCAAGGGGAGAGGGCCCCACCCCTTTCATCCAGCAAAAGCCCAGGCCACCAGGCTGCCTCTGGCCCAGAAGCAATCTTTCCTGTGTTCTCAAGCTATCCACTCCAGGCAGTCCTGCTGGGCTGAGCTCACCTACCAGAGATCTCCACGTTCATATCCAAGAAAGTCTGAGGTGAGAGATGTGCCCGCCTTTTTTTATAGAGTAGGACTCAGAGTCCCAGAGAAGAGTGCTTTTCAGAATCTCACAGAACTAACAATAAGGGCAGACAGACACTGATGGTGTCCCGAGCTGTCTAAAGCTCCTTCCACATGCTCATTTCAACAGTGGCCCCAGTTAAGCCTGACGTGAGTGTTGAAGCAGCAGGCATTCATCTTGGCGTCAAACCTGACCAAGTCCCACAGAGACAGGCCCTGGGACAGCCCTGAATCTGACTCCCTGCCTGGTGCCCTGGCCCATCTGTGCGGCTCCAGTCCTGGCCCGCACAAGCCCTCCCCTCAAGCACAGCCAGCTCAGCCCCATTGTGCCTACCCATTATACCTATCGGGTCCATGCCTGGAGGTTTGCCTGGCATTGACCGGAGCCCCGGGGTCGTGCTGGTGCCAGGAGTTGGGGCATCATTCCGCGGGGTTGGCGTGTTGGACTTGAGTCCAGGGGTGGAGGATTTGTCATTCTGCAAGGGGGAAACGCAGAGACCAAGGGAAGTTATGAAGATTGCTTTCTCCAAGAGCTGGGCACTGCATGAGGCCTAGTTCTCAAATCTTCTGCCATACAGCCCCTCCATTCTTGCCCAATCTTGTTTGGCAGGGACTGTActcattgttcccattttacagatgcagcaactgaggctcagaaacagCAACTAAGCACAGGGTTCAGCCTGTAAGTGGTATAGGCAGGACGTGAACCCAGGCCAAGCCCCAATCCATGTGCTTTCTGCTCCACCCCTTCACCTTCTCATCAGCAGCACTCCAGGTCCAGCCCCTTTCCCAGAACTTTTTCCCTCTGCCCCAaccctccccagccctctcctAGTCTCTGCGGTGCCAGGGGCAGACCCCACATACATGACCAAGGTCTTTGGTCTTGGAGGAGGGTGTGCTGCTGGAGGAGGCCACCGAGGCGGGGCTGGTGGGGGCATCCTTCTTCAGGCCACGGGCCTTGTCCAGCCCATTTTCAGGAGGGGAGTGTGCCGGGCTGACGCGGGGTGTCGCAGGGTCCTAAGGACACAAGTGAGGCAGAGATGTGCTAAGAGCTATGATGAGCCTGAGTCTTCTCTGGTCCCAAGTGGAGGTGACCGGCTCTTAACGACCTAATCTGACCCCCTTCTCGTCCCAGAGACGGGGAGACAGAGGACAGAGCGGATAGGTGCATAGGACCTGCTCAA
This sequence is a window from Odocoileus virginianus isolate 20LAN1187 ecotype Illinois chromosome 6, Ovbor_1.2, whole genome shotgun sequence. Protein-coding genes within it:
- the TLE3 gene encoding transducin-like enhancer protein 3 isoform X7; this encodes MYPQGRHPAPHQPGQPGFKFTVAESCDRIKDEFQFLQAQYHSLKVEYDKLANEKTEMQRHYVMYYEMSYGLNIEMHKQTEIAKRLNTILAQIMPFLSQEHQQQVAQAVERAKQVTMTELNAIIGQQQLQAQHLSHATHGPPVQLPPHPSGLQPPGIPPVTGSSSGLLALGALGSQAHLSVKDEKNHHELDHRERESSANNSVSPSESLRASEKHRGSADYSMEAKKRKAEEKDSLSRYDSDGDKSDDLVVDVSNEDPATPRVSPAHSPPENGLDKARGLKKDAPTSPASVASSSSTPSSKTKDLGHNDKSSTPGLKSNTPTPRNDAPTPGTSTTPGLRSMPGKPPGMDPIGIMASALRTPISITSSYAAPFAMMSHHEMNGSLTSPSAYAGLHNIPPQMSAAAAAAAAAYGRSPMVGFDPHPPMRATGLPSSLASIPGGKPAYSFHVSADGQMQPVPFPHDALAGPGIPRHARQINTLSHGEVVCAVTISNPTRHVYTGGKGCVKIWDISQPGSKSPISQLDCLNRDNYIRSCKLLPDGRTLIVGGEASTLTIWDLASPTPRIKAELTSSAPACYALAISPDAKVCFSCCSDGNIAVWDLHNQTLVRQFQGHTDGASCIDISHDGTKLWTGGLDNTVRSWDLREGRQLQQHDFTSQIFSLGYCPTGEWLAVGMESSNVEVLHHTKPDKYQLHLHESCVLSLKFAYCGKWFVSTGKDNLLNAWRTPYGASIFQSKESSSVLSCDISADDKYIVTGSGDKKATVYEVIY
- the TLE3 gene encoding transducin-like enhancer protein 3 isoform X5; this translates as MYPQGRHPAPHQPGQPGFKFTVAESCDRIKDEFQFLQAQYHSLKVEYDKLANEKTEMQRHYVMYYEMSYGLNIEMHKQTEIAKRLNTILAQIMPFLSQEHQQQVAQAVERAKQVTMTELNAIIGQQQLQAQHLSHATHGPPVQLPPHPSGLQPPGIPPVTGSSSGLLALGALGSQAHLSVKDEKNHHELDHRERESSANNSVSPSESLRASEKHRGSADYSMEAKKRKAEEKDSLSRYDSDGDKSDDLVVDVSNEDPATPRVSPAHSPPENGLDKARGLKKDAPTSPASVASSSSTPSSKTKDLGHNDKSSTPGLKSNTPTPRNDAPTPGTSTTPGLRSMPGKPPGMDPIGIMASALRTPISITSSYAAPFAMMSHHEMNGSLTSPSAYAGLHNIPPQMSAAAAAAAAAYGRSPMVSFGAVGFDPHPPMRATGLPSSLASIPGGKPAYSFHVSADGQMQPVPFPHDALAGPGIPRHARQINTLSHGEVVCAVTISNPTRHVYTGGKGCVKIWDISQPGSKSPISQLDCLNRDNYIRSCKLLPDGRTLIVGGEASTLTIWDLASPTPRIKAELTSSAPACYALAISPDAKVCFSCCSDGNIAVWDLHNQTLVRQFQGHTDGASCIDISHDGTKLWTGGLDNTVRSWDLREGRQLQQHDFTSQIFSLGYCPTGEWLAVGMESSNVEVLHHTKPDKYQLHLHESCVLSLKFAYCGKWFVSTGKDNLLNAWRTPYGASIFQSKESSSVLSCDISADDKYIVTGSGDKKATVYEVIY
- the TLE3 gene encoding transducin-like enhancer protein 3 isoform X4, whose amino-acid sequence is MYPQGRHPAPHQPGQPGFKFTVAESCDRIKDEFQFLQAQYHSLKVEYDKLANEKTEMQRHYVMYYEMSYGLNIEMHKQTEIAKRLNTILAQIMPFLSQEHQQQVAQAVERAKQVTMTELNAIIGVRGLPNLPLTQQQLQAQHLSHATHGPPVQLPPHPSGLQPPGIPPVTGSSSGLLALGALGSQAHLSVKDEKNHHELDHRERESSANNSVSPSESLRASEKHRGSADYSMEAKKRKAEEKDSLSRYDSDGDKSDDLVVDVSNEDPATPRVSPAHSPPENGLDKARGLKKDAPTSPASVASSSSTPSSKTKDLGHNDKSSTPGLKSNTPTPRNDAPTPGTSTTPGLRSMPGKPPGMDPIASALRTPISITSSYAAPFAMMSHHEMNGSLTSPSAYAGLHNIPPQMSAAAAAAAAAYGRSPMVGFDPHPPMRATGLPSSLASIPGGKPAYSFHVSADGQMQPVPFPHDALAGPGIPRHARQINTLSHGEVVCAVTISNPTRHVYTGGKGCVKIWDISQPGSKSPISQLDCLNRDNYIRSCKLLPDGRTLIVGGEASTLTIWDLASPTPRIKAELTSSAPACYALAISPDAKVCFSCCSDGNIAVWDLHNQTLVRQFQGHTDGASCIDISHDGTKLWTGGLDNTVRSWDLREGRQLQQHDFTSQIFSLGYCPTGEWLAVGMESSNVEVLHHTKPDKYQLHLHESCVLSLKFAYCGKWFVSTGKDNLLNAWRTPYGASIFQSKESSSVLSCDISADDKYIVTGSGDKKATVYEVIY
- the TLE3 gene encoding transducin-like enhancer protein 3 isoform X2 — translated: MYPQGRHPAPHQPGQPGFKFTVAESCDRIKDEFQFLQAQYHSLKVEYDKLANEKTEMQRHYVMYYEMSYGLNIEMHKQTEIAKRLNTILAQIMPFLSQEHQQQVAQAVERAKQVTMTELNAIIGVRGLPNLPLTQQQLQAQHLSHATHGPPVQLPPHPSGLQPPGIPPVTGSSSGLLALGALGSQAHLSVKDEKNHHELDHRERESSANNSVSPSESLRASEKHRGSADYSMEAKKRKAEEKDSLSRYDSDGDKSDDLVVDVSNEDPATPRVSPAHSPPENGLDKARGLKKDAPTSPASVASSSSTPSSKTKDLGHNDKSSTPGLKSNTPTPRNDAPTPGTSTTPGLRSMPGKPPGMDPIASALRTPISITSSYAAPFAMMSHHEMNGSLTSPSAYAGLHNIPPQMSAAAAAAAAAYGRSPMVSFGAVGFDPHPPMRATGLPSSLASIPGGKPAYSFHVSADGQMQPVPFPHDALAGPGIPRHARQINTLSHGEVVCAVTISNPTRHVYTGGKGCVKIWDISQPGSKSPISQLDCLNRDNYIRSCKLLPDGRTLIVGGEASTLTIWDLASPTPRIKAELTSSAPACYALAISPDAKVCFSCCSDGNIAVWDLHNQTLVRQFQGHTDGASCIDISHDGTKLWTGGLDNTVRSWDLREGRQLQQHDFTSQIFSLGYCPTGEWLAVGMESSNVEVLHHTKPDKYQLHLHESCVLSLKFAYCGKWFVSTGKDNLLNAWRTPYGASIFQSKESSSVLSCDISADDKYIVTGSGDKKATVYEVIY
- the TLE3 gene encoding transducin-like enhancer protein 3 isoform X6, which produces MYPQGRHPAPHQPGQPGFKFTVAESCDRIKDEFQFLQAQYHSLKVEYDKLANEKTEMQRHYVMYYEMSYGLNIEMHKQTEIAKRLNTILAQIMPFLSQEHQQQVAQAVERAKQVTMTELNAIIGQQQLQAQHLSHATHGPPVQLPPHPSGLQPPGIPPVTGSSSGLLALGALGSQAHLSVKDEKNHHELDHRERESSANNSVSPSESLRASEKHRGSADYSMEAKKRKAEEKDSLSRYDSDGDKSDDLVVDVSNEDPATPRVSPAHSPPENGLDKARGLKKDAPTSPASVASSSSTPSSKTKDLGHNDKSSTPGLKSNTPTPRNDAPTPGTSTTPGLRSMPGKPPGMDPIASALRTPISITSSYAAPFAMMSHHEMNGSLTSPSAYAGLHNIPPQMSAAAAAAAAAYGRSPMVSFGAVGFDPHPPMRATGLPSSLASIPGGKPAYSFHVSADGQMQPVPFPHDALAGPGIPRHARQINTLSHGEVVCAVTISNPTRHVYTGGKGCVKIWDISQPGSKSPISQLDCLNRDNYIRSCKLLPDGRTLIVGGEASTLTIWDLASPTPRIKAELTSSAPACYALAISPDAKVCFSCCSDGNIAVWDLHNQTLVRQFQGHTDGASCIDISHDGTKLWTGGLDNTVRSWDLREGRQLQQHDFTSQIFSLGYCPTGEWLAVGMESSNVEVLHHTKPDKYQLHLHESCVLSLKFAYCGKWFVSTGKDNLLNAWRTPYGASIFQSKESSSVLSCDISADDKYIVTGSGDKKATVYEVIY
- the TLE3 gene encoding transducin-like enhancer protein 3 isoform X9, producing the protein MYYEMSYGLNIEMHKQTEIAKRLNTILAQIMPFLSQEHQQQVAQAVERAKQVTMTELNAIIGVRGLPNLPLTQQQLQAQHLSHATHGPPVQLPPHPSGLQPPGIPPVTGSSSGLLALGALGSQAHLSVKDEKNHHELDHRERESSANNSVSPSESLRASEKHRGSADYSMEAKKRKAEEKDSLSRYDSDGDKSDDLVVDVSNEDPATPRVSPAHSPPENGLDKARGLKKDAPTSPASVASSSSTPSSKTKDLGHNDKSSTPGLKSNTPTPRNDAPTPGTSTTPGLRSMPGKPPGMDPIGIMASALRTPISITSSYAAPFAMMSHHEMNGSLTSPSAYAGLHNIPPQMSAAAAAAAAAYGRSPMVSFGAVGFDPHPPMRATGLPSSLASIPGGKPAYSFHVSADGQMQPVPFPHDALAGPGIPRHARQINTLSHGEVVCAVTISNPTRHVYTGGKGCVKIWDISQPGSKSPISQLDCLNRDNYIRSCKLLPDGRTLIVGGEASTLTIWDLASPTPRIKAELTSSAPACYALAISPDAKVCFSCCSDGNIAVWDLHNQTLVRQFQGHTDGASCIDISHDGTKLWTGGLDNTVRSWDLREGRQLQQHDFTSQIFSLGYCPTGEWLAVGMESSNVEVLHHTKPDKYQLHLHESCVLSLKFAYCGKWFVSTGKDNLLNAWRTPYGASIFQSKESSSVLSCDISADDKYIVTGSGDKKATVYEVIY
- the TLE3 gene encoding transducin-like enhancer protein 3 isoform X10 — its product is MPFLSQEHQQQVAQAVERAKQVTMTELNAIIGVRGLPNLPLTQQQLQAQHLSHATHGPPVQLPPHPSGLQPPGIPPVTGSSSGLLALGALGSQAHLSVKDEKNHHELDHRERESSANNSVSPSESLRASEKHRGSADYSMEAKKRKAEEKDSLSRYDSDGDKSDDLVVDVSNEDPATPRVSPAHSPPENGLDKARGLKKDAPTSPASVASSSSTPSSKTKDLGHNDKSSTPGLKSNTPTPRNDAPTPGTSTTPGLRSMPGKPPGMDPIGIMASALRTPISITSSYAAPFAMMSHHEMNGSLTSPSAYAGLHNIPPQMSAAAAAAAAAYGRSPMVSFGAVGFDPHPPMRATGLPSSLASIPGGKPAYSFHVSADGQMQPVPFPHDALAGPGIPRHARQINTLSHGEVVCAVTISNPTRHVYTGGKGCVKIWDISQPGSKSPISQLDCLNRDNYIRSCKLLPDGRTLIVGGEASTLTIWDLASPTPRIKAELTSSAPACYALAISPDAKVCFSCCSDGNIAVWDLHNQTLVRQFQGHTDGASCIDISHDGTKLWTGGLDNTVRSWDLREGRQLQQHDFTSQIFSLGYCPTGEWLAVGMESSNVEVLHHTKPDKYQLHLHESCVLSLKFAYCGKWFVSTGKDNLLNAWRTPYGASIFQSKESSSVLSCDISADDKYIVTGSGDKKATVYEVIY
- the TLE3 gene encoding transducin-like enhancer protein 3 isoform X1, encoding MYPQGRHPAPHQPGQPGFKFTVAESCDRIKDEFQFLQAQYHSLKVEYDKLANEKTEMQRHYVMYYEMSYGLNIEMHKQTEIAKRLNTILAQIMPFLSQEHQQQVAQAVERAKQVTMTELNAIIGVRGLPNLPLTQQQLQAQHLSHATHGPPVQLPPHPSGLQPPGIPPVTGSSSGLLALGALGSQAHLSVKDEKNHHELDHRERESSANNSVSPSESLRASEKHRGSADYSMEAKKRKAEEKDSLSRYDSDGDKSDDLVVDVSNEDPATPRVSPAHSPPENGLDKARGLKKDAPTSPASVASSSSTPSSKTKDLGHNDKSSTPGLKSNTPTPRNDAPTPGTSTTPGLRSMPGKPPGMDPIGIMASALRTPISITSSYAAPFAMMSHHEMNGSLTSPSAYAGLHNIPPQMSAAAAAAAAAYGRSPMVSFGAVGFDPHPPMRATGLPSSLASIPGGKPAYSFHVSADGQMQPVPFPHDALAGPGIPRHARQINTLSHGEVVCAVTISNPTRHVYTGGKGCVKIWDISQPGSKSPISQLDCLNRDNYIRSCKLLPDGRTLIVGGEASTLTIWDLASPTPRIKAELTSSAPACYALAISPDAKVCFSCCSDGNIAVWDLHNQTLVRQFQGHTDGASCIDISHDGTKLWTGGLDNTVRSWDLREGRQLQQHDFTSQIFSLGYCPTGEWLAVGMESSNVEVLHHTKPDKYQLHLHESCVLSLKFAYCGKWFVSTGKDNLLNAWRTPYGASIFQSKESSSVLSCDISADDKYIVTGSGDKKATVYEVIY